The following proteins come from a genomic window of Gossypium raimondii isolate GPD5lz chromosome 5, ASM2569854v1, whole genome shotgun sequence:
- the LOC105766178 gene encoding probable acyl-activating enzyme 16, chloroplastic translates to MLGAPIKISSSPSCCSSSENRKAIMLSPVCLDKSRSFQFLFSGSKLQCSKTLDIKQLSSAKFRVSRGSKFRVFCDSKTQELQIRRCSPLLEKASLPSNGAPLSDEWKAVPDIWRSSAEKYGDQVALVDPYHDPPSTLTYKQLEQEILDFAEGLRVIGVKPEEKYALFADNSCRWLVADQGIMATGAINVVRGSRSAVKELLHIYNHSESVGLLIDNPEFFNRLAGKFCSNASMRFIVLLWGEKSCLANNETLGVPVFSYKEMVKLGRENRAALIDSLDARKGYRYEVIGSDDIATLVYTSGTTGNPKGVMLSHKNLLHQIENLGVLGPAKAGDRFLSMLPTWHTYERACEYFIFTRGIEQVYTTVRTLKDDLRNYKPDYMISVPLVYETLYSGIQKQISSSPNAIKLIVFSFIRISLAYTELKRIYEGLCLTRNPEEPSHIVSMFDYLWSKTIATILWPLHVLATKFVYKKIRSAIGIQKTAKSGGGSLPTHIEKFYEAIGLEVQNGYGLTETSPCIAGRRPYYNVLGSVGHPIPLTEFKVVDSETGEILPPGSKGIIKVRGPPVMKGYYKNPLATRQALDEDGWLNTGDIGWIAPHHSVGRSRRCGGVIVFEGRAKDTIVLSSGENVEPLEIEEAALRSTLIQQIVVIGQDQRRLGAVIVPNKDEALLAAKEASVVDADAVDLSKELISSMLYEELRKWTSECSFQIGPILVVDEPFTIESGLLTPTMKIRRDQVVAQYKEEIANLYK, encoded by the exons atgttggGGGCTCCGATCAAAATATCTTCTTCGCCTTCTTGCTGTTCTTCTTCTGAAAATAGAAAGGCGATCATGTTGTCGCCGGTTTGTTTAGATAAATCGAGGtcttttcagtttcttttctcgGGTTCTAAATTGCAGTGCTCCAAAACTTTGGATATCAAGCAGCTCTCCAGCGCCAAGTTCCGGGTCTCCCGAGGATCGAAATTTCGAGTTTTCTGTGATTCCAAG ACACAAGAGTTGCAGATTAGAAGGTGTTCGCCTTTACTAGAAAAGGCATCACTGCCAAGTAATGGTGCACCGCTCTCAGATGAATGGAAAGCAGTCCCAGACATTTGGAGGTCTTCAGCAGAAAAGTATGGTGATCAAGTAGCATTGGTGGATCCATATCATGATCCACCCTCTACCTTGACATATAAGCAG TTGGAGCAGGAAATATTGGACTTCGCCGAAGGTTTAAGGGTTATTGGAGTAAAGCCAGAAGAGAAGTATGCACTTTTCGCTGATAATTCGTGCAGGTGGCTCGTTGCAGATCAAG GTATAATGGCAACAGGAGCTATTAATGTTGTCAGAGGGTCAAGATCAGCTGTGAAAGAGCTTTTACATATATACAATCATTCAGAAAG TGTTGGGCTGCTTATTGACAATCCAGAATTTTTCAATCGTCTTGCTGGGAAATTTTGTTCCAATGCAAGTATGAGATTTATTGTTCTACTTTGGGGGGAGAAATCATGCCTGGCCAACAATGAAACACTTGGTGTACCTGTATTCAGTTATAAGGAGATGGTGAAGTTAGGAAGGGAAAACCGTGCTGCCCTTATCGATTCTCTTGATGCTA GAAAAGGTTACAGATATGAAGTGATTGGCTCAGATGATATTGCTACCCTTGTATATACGAGTGGAACCACTGGTAACCCAAAAGGCGTTATGCTTTCACATAAAAACTTATTGCACCAG ATAGAAAATTTGGGGGTTCTTGGACCTGCTAAAGCGGGGGATAGATTTCTAAGCATGCTTCCTACTTGGCACACATATGAGCGGGCTTGTGAGTATTTCATATTTACGCGTGGAATTGAGCAAGTATATACAACTGTGAGAACTTTGAAG gATGATTTGAGAAATTATAAGCCAGATTATATGATTTCAGTACCTTTAGTGTATGAAACACTCTATAG TGGAATTCAAAAGCAGATATCTTCAAGCCCCaatgctattaaattaatagtatTTTCATTCATAAGGATCAGCTTGGCATACACGGAGTTGAAGAGAATTTATGAG GGACTATGCCTAACAAGAAATCCGGAGGAACCTTCGCATATTGTATCCATGTTCGACTACTTATGGTCTAAAACTATTGCTACAATATTGTGGCCTTTGCATGTCTTAGCAACAAAGTTTGTCTACAAAAAAATCCGCTCTGCTATTGGGATACAAAAG ACTGCCAAAAGCGGAGGTGGAAGTTTGCCAACACATATTGAAAAGTTTTATGAG GCAATTGGTCTGGAAGTGCAGAATGGATATGGTTTAACAGAAACATCCCCTTGCATTGCTGGTCGACGACCTTATTATAAT GTTCTTGGTTCTGTTGGGCATCCAATTCCACTCACAGAATTCAAAGTTGTAGATTCCGAAACTGGTGAAATCCTCCCACCTGGCTCCAAGGGCATTATAAAGGTCAGGGGACCGCCAGTGATGAAAGGTTACTATAAG AATCCATTGGCTACGAGGCAAGCCCTAGACGAAGATGGTTGGCTAAATACTGGTGATATAGGTTGGATTGCTCCTCATCATTCAGTAGGGCGAAGTCGTCGATGTGGAGGTGTGATAGTTTTCGAAGGACGTGCCAAGGACACTATTGTTCTTTCTTCTG GTGAAAATGTTGAACCTTTAGAGATCGAAGAAGCTGCCTTAAGGAGTACTCTTATTCAACAGATCGTTGTCATCGGCCAG GATCAACGACGCCTTGGCGCTGTCATTGTCCCAAACAAAGATGAAGCACTCCTGGCAGCAAAAGAGGCATCTGTTGTAGATGCAGATGCCGTAGATCTTAGCAAGGAACTAATTTCAAGCATGCTATATGAAGAATTGAGGAAGTg GACCTCCGAGTGTTCATTTCAAATTGGACCAATTCTTGTTGTGGATGAACCTTTTACG ATCGAGAGTGGCTTATTGACTCCAACCATGAAAATCCGAAGAGACCAAGTTGTGGCTCAATACAAGGAGGAAATAGCCAATCTCTACAAGTAG